The following are encoded together in the Streptomyces sp. NBC_00341 genome:
- a CDS encoding FAD-dependent oxidoreductase, protein MTTHVTIIGAGLGGLTLARVLHVHGIPSTVYEAEASPTARTQGGMLDIHDYNGQLAVRAAGLMDEFRSIVLEGRQAMRALDREGNVLLDQPDDGTGGRPEVQRGELRQLLLDALPDGTVRWGHKVSGVRSLAEGRHEVTFADGSTVVTGLLVGADGAWSRVRPLVSDDVPVYTGMSFVETYLFDADERHAAAAKAVGGGSMFAIEPGRIQLAAHRESGATLHTYAMLTEPQSWFTAIDFTDTAAATRRIAQEFAGWAPELTALITDSDTAPVVRPHHTLPVGHRWERVPGVTLVGDAAHLIPPNGEGANLAMLDGAELGAALAAHPDDVEAALGAYERVMFPRSAEVGAAEAQAPANPTIEEVISFFAHGDEPV, encoded by the coding sequence ATGACCACTCATGTCACGATCATCGGCGCCGGACTCGGCGGCCTCACGCTCGCCCGCGTCCTGCACGTCCACGGCATCCCGTCCACCGTCTACGAGGCGGAGGCCTCACCGACGGCCCGCACCCAGGGCGGGATGCTCGACATCCACGACTACAACGGCCAGTTGGCGGTGCGGGCGGCCGGACTGATGGACGAGTTCCGCTCCATCGTCCTGGAGGGCCGCCAGGCGATGCGGGCGCTCGACCGGGAGGGGAACGTCCTGCTCGACCAGCCCGACGACGGCACCGGCGGACGCCCCGAGGTACAGCGCGGCGAGTTGCGGCAGCTGCTGCTCGACGCGCTCCCGGACGGCACCGTCCGGTGGGGCCACAAGGTGAGCGGTGTCCGGAGCCTGGCCGAGGGGCGCCACGAGGTGACCTTCGCCGACGGCTCCACCGTCGTCACGGGCCTGCTGGTCGGTGCGGACGGGGCCTGGTCGCGGGTCCGTCCGCTGGTCTCCGACGACGTACCCGTGTACACGGGCATGTCGTTCGTCGAGACCTACCTGTTCGACGCCGACGAGCGGCACGCCGCTGCCGCGAAGGCGGTCGGCGGCGGGTCGATGTTCGCGATAGAGCCGGGCAGGATCCAGCTCGCCGCCCACCGGGAGAGCGGTGCGACGCTCCACACGTACGCGATGCTGACCGAGCCGCAGTCCTGGTTCACCGCGATCGACTTCACCGACACCGCCGCGGCCACCCGGCGGATCGCCCAGGAGTTCGCCGGCTGGGCCCCCGAGCTCACCGCCCTGATCACCGACAGCGACACCGCGCCGGTCGTGCGCCCCCACCACACGCTGCCGGTCGGGCACCGGTGGGAGCGGGTGCCGGGAGTCACCCTGGTCGGTGACGCCGCCCACCTCATCCCGCCGAACGGCGAGGGCGCCAACCTCGCCATGCTGGACGGCGCCGAACTCGGAGCGGCCCTCGCCGCGCACCCCGACGACGTCGAGGCCGCGCTCGGCGCGTACGAGCGGGTGATGTTCCCCCGCAGTGCCGAGGTCGGCGCGGCGGAGGCACAGGCCCCGGCCAACCCCACGATCGAGGAAGTGATCAGCTTCTTCGCGCACGGCGACGAGCCCGTCTGA
- a CDS encoding M81 family metallopeptidase, with translation MSQSRTAASRPVIAIAGLGIESSTFSPARTGAAAFHPSRGTEVLDRYPFLAAGEELREAADWHGALVGKSLPGGTVTAAAWTELTDELIERLAALPRPDGLWYDIHGAMTVEGIDDAEAVLLDRIRATVGPDVIVSTSMDLHGNVSRELVHGSDLITCYRMAPHEDHMETKERAVRNLVELLASGAPRPVKAWVPVPVLLAGEQTSTRIEPARSVYAAVDDVEAMDGVTDAAIWVGYAWADEPRNRAAVVVTGTDRAAVSAGAERLAEGFWKARDDFDFVAPTGTFDGILDEALGSDQRPYFISDTGDNPTAGGSGDMTWGLTRLLARPEFREDDGPVVIYASVPGPAAVATAVAAGVGATVTVTAGAEVDDRHAGPVTLTGTVHSVRHGDRDARTEVVIRVGSVYAILTELRKPYHHEADFTGLGLDPRGADVVIVKIGYLEPELFDMSVGWKMALTPGGVDQDLVRLGHHRIRRPMFPFDREMADPDLSARVIPASDQPLTGDDE, from the coding sequence ATGTCGCAATCCCGCACCGCAGCATCCCGCCCGGTCATCGCCATCGCAGGGCTCGGCATCGAGTCCTCCACCTTCTCCCCCGCCCGGACCGGGGCCGCCGCCTTCCACCCCTCGCGCGGCACCGAGGTGCTGGACCGCTACCCCTTCCTGGCCGCCGGTGAGGAACTGCGCGAGGCGGCCGACTGGCACGGCGCCCTGGTCGGCAAGTCGCTGCCGGGCGGCACCGTCACCGCCGCCGCCTGGACCGAGCTGACCGACGAGCTGATCGAACGGCTCGCCGCGCTGCCCCGCCCGGACGGCCTCTGGTACGACATCCACGGCGCGATGACCGTGGAGGGCATCGACGACGCCGAGGCGGTTCTGCTGGACCGCATCCGCGCCACCGTCGGCCCCGACGTCATCGTCTCCACCTCGATGGACCTGCACGGCAACGTCTCCCGCGAGCTCGTCCACGGCAGCGACCTGATCACCTGCTACCGGATGGCCCCGCACGAGGACCACATGGAGACCAAGGAGCGGGCCGTCCGCAACCTGGTGGAGCTGCTGGCCTCCGGCGCGCCCCGTCCGGTCAAGGCCTGGGTGCCGGTACCGGTGCTGCTGGCGGGCGAGCAGACCTCCACCCGGATCGAGCCGGCCAGGAGCGTGTACGCGGCGGTGGACGACGTCGAGGCCATGGACGGCGTGACCGACGCCGCGATCTGGGTCGGCTACGCCTGGGCCGACGAACCCCGCAACCGCGCCGCGGTGGTGGTCACCGGCACCGACCGGGCCGCCGTGTCCGCCGGTGCGGAGCGCCTGGCCGAGGGCTTCTGGAAGGCCCGGGACGACTTCGACTTCGTCGCCCCGACCGGCACCTTCGACGGAATCCTGGACGAGGCCCTGGGCTCGGACCAGCGCCCCTACTTCATCAGCGACACCGGGGACAACCCGACCGCCGGGGGTTCCGGTGACATGACCTGGGGGCTGACCCGGCTGCTGGCCCGCCCGGAGTTCCGGGAGGACGACGGCCCGGTCGTCATCTACGCCTCGGTGCCGGGCCCGGCCGCCGTCGCGACGGCCGTCGCCGCCGGGGTCGGCGCCACCGTCACGGTCACCGCCGGGGCGGAGGTGGACGACCGGCACGCGGGCCCGGTCACCCTGACCGGCACGGTGCACTCCGTCCGGCACGGCGACCGCGACGCCCGGACCGAGGTCGTGATCCGGGTGGGCAGTGTGTACGCGATCCTCACGGAGCTCCGTAAGCCCTACCACCACGAGGCCGACTTCACCGGCCTCGGCCTCGACCCGCGGGGCGCCGACGTCGTGATCGTGAAGATCGGCTACCTGGAGCCCGAACTCTTCGACATGTCGGTCGGCTGGAAGATGGCGCTCACCCCCGGCGGTGTGGACCAGGACCTGGTGCGCCTGGGCCACCACCGCATCCGCCGCCCGATGTTCCCGTTCGACCGGGAGATGGCGGACCCGGACCTGTCGGCCCGCGTCATCCCCGCCTCCGACCAGCCGCTGACCGGGGACGACGAGTGA
- a CDS encoding LysR family transcriptional regulator, with protein sequence MADLETREIEYFVAVAEELHFGRAAERLSIAQPALSKAVQRLESRLGVQLLTRSSRRVSLTPAGQALLHHGRHALNAVSAAAEGARRAGAPEAHLRLVIKPGGDANLLSGILAAYARRPGAGRVDVLFGGATDRADHVRDGRADLALLYTPFDDLTGLDHRALFLEGRVAILPRGHRLAGREELRMADLAGETLPRWKGVPNSGEGVIGGSGPEIADVAQMTQLIMLGRTIAVLPRSSVEPVHPGLVYKPVADAPPSRMVVAWSRIDQRPLVASFVDAAVSASRSRPDPATHQDSGAVG encoded by the coding sequence ATGGCTGACCTGGAGACGCGTGAGATCGAGTACTTCGTCGCGGTGGCCGAGGAGCTGCATTTCGGCCGGGCCGCCGAGCGCCTGTCCATCGCCCAGCCGGCGCTGTCGAAGGCGGTCCAGCGCCTGGAGTCGCGGCTCGGGGTCCAGCTGCTCACCCGCTCCAGTCGCCGGGTCTCGCTGACGCCGGCCGGCCAGGCGCTCCTGCATCACGGCCGCCACGCGCTCAACGCGGTGAGCGCGGCGGCCGAGGGAGCCCGCCGGGCGGGTGCGCCCGAGGCCCATCTGCGGCTGGTGATCAAACCGGGCGGCGACGCGAACCTGCTGTCGGGGATCCTCGCCGCGTACGCCCGCAGACCGGGCGCCGGCAGGGTGGACGTCCTGTTCGGCGGCGCCACCGACCGGGCCGACCATGTGCGCGACGGCCGGGCCGATCTGGCGCTGCTGTACACGCCGTTCGACGATCTGACGGGGTTGGACCACAGGGCCCTGTTCCTCGAAGGGCGCGTCGCGATCCTGCCGCGCGGGCACCGGCTGGCCGGTCGCGAGGAGCTGCGGATGGCCGATCTGGCGGGCGAGACACTGCCGCGCTGGAAGGGCGTGCCCAACAGCGGAGAAGGAGTCATCGGCGGCAGCGGCCCCGAGATCGCGGACGTGGCACAGATGACTCAGCTGATCATGCTCGGCCGGACGATCGCGGTCCTGCCGCGCTCGTCCGTCGAACCCGTCCACCCGGGGCTGGTGTACAAGCCGGTGGCCGACGCGCCGCCCAGCCGGATGGTCGTGGCGTGGTCACGGATCGACCAGCGGCCGCTCGTCGCCTCGTTCGTCGATGCCGCGGTCTCCGCGAGCAGGTCGCGGCCGGACCCGGCCACGCATCAGGACTCAGGTGCTGTCGGCTGA
- a CDS encoding peptide ABC transporter substrate-binding protein encodes MILTRTANSRRWALTAGVATTAAVLLSGCSGGGTTSSGAGSKDSINYALPANFTPNWILPVGTASHLNTNNASISQSLWEPLIAYDGSTGKVGWNKNNSLATGADFAKDSKSVKITLGDRHWSDGEKITSRDVQFWFNLVKANREDWASYSPGKAPDNWTSLKIVDDTHFTITFDKAYNTQWMLANELSMIRPMPQHVWDKTSDAGKVSDLDLTPAGAKKVWAYLNTAAKKISGYATDPLWKTVSGPYTIKSFSTAGKVQLLANAKYDGGGKANIKTVNLLPFTTADAEENALRAGTVDYGYINATNLSQEASFTAKGYTLKPWAGWAITYMPYNFNNPTMGPVFKQLYARQAIQMSVDQATLSKVIFNGTAVSTYGPVPQGQTSAFVSAKQKNNPYPFSTAKAKKLLTDHGWTQQGSTMVCTHPGSGDDQCGAGVDKGTKFQMQVLSQSGSTVTDNLMSALQSSFAKSGIGFGIKTAPVNSVLAQAGQCKAGDSGCKWQLSFFGSAGSWYFPAYPSGDSLFATGGASNFGSYTNPAVDKLIGETTTDSSPAAMQKYSAALAEDLPVVWLPEPDYQVSVVKSGLGGFAQDSLANFHPAMWKWTNK; translated from the coding sequence ATGATCCTTACCCGCACGGCGAACAGCCGCCGCTGGGCCCTCACCGCGGGCGTCGCCACCACGGCGGCCGTTCTGCTGTCCGGCTGTTCCGGCGGGGGCACGACCTCGTCCGGCGCCGGCTCGAAGGACAGCATCAACTACGCGCTGCCGGCGAACTTCACGCCGAACTGGATCCTCCCGGTCGGCACCGCCTCCCACCTGAACACCAACAACGCCTCGATATCCCAGTCCCTCTGGGAGCCGCTGATCGCGTACGACGGCTCCACCGGCAAGGTCGGCTGGAACAAGAACAACTCGCTGGCCACCGGCGCCGACTTCGCGAAGGACAGCAAGAGCGTCAAGATCACCCTCGGCGACCGGCACTGGAGCGACGGCGAGAAGATCACCTCGCGCGACGTGCAGTTCTGGTTCAACCTGGTCAAGGCGAACAGGGAGGACTGGGCCAGCTACAGCCCGGGCAAGGCGCCGGACAACTGGACCTCGCTGAAGATCGTGGACGACACGCACTTCACGATCACGTTCGACAAGGCGTACAACACGCAGTGGATGCTCGCCAACGAGCTGAGCATGATCCGCCCGATGCCGCAGCACGTCTGGGACAAGACCAGCGACGCGGGCAAGGTGTCCGACCTCGACCTCACCCCCGCGGGCGCCAAGAAGGTCTGGGCGTACCTCAACACCGCCGCCAAGAAGATCTCCGGTTACGCCACCGACCCGCTCTGGAAGACGGTCAGCGGCCCGTACACCATCAAGTCGTTCTCGACGGCGGGCAAGGTGCAGCTCCTCGCCAACGCCAAGTACGACGGCGGCGGCAAGGCCAACATCAAGACGGTGAACCTGCTCCCGTTCACCACCGCGGACGCCGAGGAGAACGCACTCCGGGCCGGCACGGTCGACTACGGCTACATCAACGCCACCAACCTCAGCCAGGAAGCGTCCTTCACCGCCAAGGGCTACACCCTCAAGCCGTGGGCCGGCTGGGCGATCACGTACATGCCGTACAACTTCAACAACCCCACCATGGGCCCGGTCTTCAAGCAGCTCTACGCCCGCCAGGCGATCCAGATGTCGGTGGACCAGGCGACCCTCTCCAAGGTGATCTTCAACGGCACCGCCGTCTCGACCTACGGCCCCGTTCCGCAGGGTCAGACCTCCGCCTTCGTCTCCGCGAAGCAGAAGAACAACCCGTACCCCTTCTCCACCGCCAAGGCGAAGAAGCTGCTCACCGACCACGGCTGGACCCAGCAGGGCTCCACCATGGTCTGCACCCACCCGGGCAGCGGCGACGACCAGTGCGGCGCCGGGGTCGACAAGGGCACGAAGTTCCAGATGCAGGTGCTGTCGCAGTCCGGCTCGACCGTGACCGACAACCTGATGAGCGCCCTCCAGTCGTCCTTCGCCAAGTCCGGCATCGGCTTCGGCATCAAGACCGCGCCGGTCAACTCGGTTCTCGCGCAGGCCGGCCAGTGCAAGGCCGGCGATTCCGGCTGCAAGTGGCAGCTCTCCTTCTTCGGCAGCGCCGGCAGCTGGTACTTCCCGGCCTACCCGAGCGGTGACTCCCTCTTCGCCACCGGCGGCGCCTCCAACTTCGGCAGCTACACCAACCCCGCCGTGGACAAGCTGATCGGCGAGACCACCACCGACTCCTCGCCCGCCGCCATGCAGAAGTACAGCGCCGCCCTGGCCGAGGACCTTCCGGTGGTCTGGCTGCCGGAACCCGACTACCAGGTCTCCGTGGTCAAGAGCGGCCTCGGCGGCTTCGCCCAGGACTCGCTGGCCAACTTCCACCCCGCCATGTGGAAGTGGACCAACAAGTAA
- a CDS encoding bifunctional 2-polyprenyl-6-hydroxyphenol methylase/3-demethylubiquinol 3-O-methyltransferase UbiG, with protein MTTDSTPTPTDAELWDERYRESTRIWSGNPNTALVREVEGLAPGRALDLGCGEGADAVWLARWGWQVTATDISRVALERAAEHAAEAGVRELVDWQFHDLGVSFPEGEYDLVTASFLHSMGDLPREAILRRAASAVAPGGVLLIVGHAGFPAWEHNHADMELPTTDEVLASLELPAGEWDVLVSEEHERVQNDPDGNPTTRTDNALKVRRHASGIQDGS; from the coding sequence ATGACAACCGACAGCACGCCGACCCCGACCGACGCGGAACTCTGGGACGAGCGCTACCGCGAGAGCACCCGGATCTGGAGCGGGAACCCCAACACCGCGCTCGTCCGCGAGGTGGAGGGGCTGGCGCCGGGGCGCGCCCTGGACCTCGGCTGTGGTGAAGGGGCCGACGCGGTCTGGCTCGCGCGGTGGGGCTGGCAGGTCACCGCCACGGACATCTCGCGCGTCGCGCTGGAGCGGGCCGCGGAACACGCCGCGGAGGCGGGGGTGCGGGAGCTGGTCGACTGGCAGTTCCACGACCTCGGGGTCTCGTTCCCCGAGGGGGAGTACGACCTGGTCACCGCCTCGTTCCTGCACTCGATGGGCGACCTGCCGCGTGAGGCGATCCTGCGGCGGGCCGCCTCGGCCGTCGCGCCCGGCGGGGTGCTCCTGATCGTCGGGCACGCGGGCTTCCCGGCGTGGGAGCACAACCACGCGGACATGGAACTCCCCACCACCGACGAGGTGCTGGCATCCCTCGAACTCCCGGCGGGGGAGTGGGACGTGCTGGTCAGCGAGGAGCACGAGCGGGTGCAGAACGACCCGGACGGAAACCCCACCACCCGTACCGACAACGCTCTGAAGGTCCGCCGCCACGCGTCCGGCATACAGGACGGGAGCTGA
- a CDS encoding copper homeostasis protein CutC, with amino-acid sequence MSARPALEIAVTSAAGARAARENGADRVELCTALELGGLTPSAALVEAVAAEGLPVQVLVRCRAGDFVHDAEEIALMAAEVRSVIASGAAGVVIGALTADGALDTVAVARLAEAARTSGRPVEVTLHRAVDQSADPVATAALLPSLGLTRVLTSGGAPAAADGLAVIGAMVAAAPGVQVMAGGGVRLADIPALASAGVAAVHLSAKTRAPRRAGGSWIPLGAGGASAEQDTHFVTDPEVVAQARRALEAAG; translated from the coding sequence GTGAGCGCCCGCCCCGCCCTGGAGATCGCCGTCACCTCAGCGGCGGGCGCCCGCGCCGCCAGGGAGAACGGCGCCGACCGGGTCGAGCTCTGCACCGCGCTGGAGCTGGGCGGACTGACCCCGTCGGCCGCGCTGGTCGAGGCGGTCGCGGCCGAGGGGCTGCCGGTGCAGGTGCTGGTCCGATGCCGGGCCGGTGACTTCGTCCATGACGCGGAGGAGATCGCGCTCATGGCCGCCGAGGTGCGGTCCGTCATCGCCTCCGGCGCCGCCGGAGTGGTCATCGGCGCGCTCACCGCCGACGGCGCCCTGGACACGGTCGCGGTCGCCCGGCTCGCCGAAGCGGCCCGCACCTCGGGCCGCCCGGTGGAGGTGACCCTGCACCGGGCCGTCGACCAGTCAGCGGACCCGGTGGCCACCGCCGCGCTGCTGCCCTCCCTCGGTCTGACCCGGGTCCTCACCTCTGGCGGCGCTCCGGCCGCAGCCGACGGGCTGGCGGTGATCGGCGCGATGGTCGCCGCCGCGCCCGGGGTGCAGGTGATGGCCGGCGGCGGCGTGCGCCTCGCCGACATCCCGGCGCTGGCCTCGGCCGGTGTCGCCGCCGTCCACCTCTCCGCCAAGACCCGCGCGCCGCGCCGCGCCGGCGGCAGCTGGATACCGCTCGGCGCGGGCGGAGCGTCGGCCGAGCAGGACACCCACTTCGTCACGGACCCCGAGGTCGTCGCACAGGCCCGACGAGCCCTGGAGGCGGCGGGCTGA
- a CDS encoding DinB family protein — translation MNVNEPDTRDAAAASLTGERADLLEALAKQRHFLRFTTRDLTDEQAGLRPTASEVCLGGLIKHVTGVERGWAGFMVEGASVMPDFTAMTEADWARRADEFRMLPGETLEGVLADYEKEAGRTDELVATLPDLGATHALPKAPWFEADARWSVRRVLMHIIAETAQHAGHADIIRESLDGAKSMG, via the coding sequence ATGAACGTCAATGAGCCGGACACCCGCGACGCGGCCGCAGCTTCCCTCACTGGCGAGCGCGCCGATCTGCTGGAGGCGCTGGCCAAGCAGCGGCACTTCCTGCGCTTCACCACCCGCGACCTCACCGACGAGCAGGCCGGGCTGCGGCCCACGGCGAGCGAGGTGTGCCTGGGCGGTCTGATCAAGCACGTCACCGGGGTCGAGCGGGGCTGGGCCGGCTTCATGGTGGAGGGGGCCTCGGTCATGCCGGACTTCACCGCCATGACCGAGGCCGACTGGGCCCGCCGGGCGGACGAATTCCGGATGCTGCCGGGCGAGACGCTGGAAGGCGTGCTGGCCGATTACGAGAAGGAGGCGGGCCGGACCGACGAACTGGTCGCCACCCTGCCCGACCTGGGCGCCACCCATGCGCTGCCGAAGGCTCCCTGGTTCGAGGCGGACGCGCGGTGGTCGGTCCGCCGGGTGCTGATGCACATCATCGCGGAGACCGCTCAGCACGCCGGGCACGCCGACATCATCCGTGAGTCGCTGGACGGCGCGAAGAGCATGGGCTGA
- a CDS encoding ROK family transcriptional regulator, translated as MTGISTWDRKATKGTPSLAVRVLELIASGEATSRTELAARLGAAASTVSLAVGHLVDRGLVAEEGTQSSTGGRPRKVLRIGSRDEFAVAADLGGRHARIGVVLPGGGLTDVSTVPFLIADGPEAALPRLAEALEALAEQRGPGRLRGVGLSLPGPVDIASGSVVRPSRMPGWNRFPVAAWLEERFGVPAAVDNDANCMAVGEHTVRLDGNAQTIMVKIGSAIGAGVMAEGRLYRGATGAAGDITHIRIDAGAGIPCSCGNTGCLETVASGAALVRILRERGADVNSTEDVARLALDGDPLATRTVRRAGDYLGQVLAANVNFFNPDAVYLGGILSTLEQFVAAVRSRLYESCHPLVTEHLTIERTRLGADAGLVGAGQFALQRALAQALHEVGGAERFGTLAPRHL; from the coding sequence ATGACTGGAATAAGTACGTGGGACCGCAAGGCCACGAAAGGGACCCCGTCCCTCGCCGTGCGTGTTCTGGAACTGATCGCATCGGGCGAGGCGACGTCACGTACCGAACTCGCCGCACGCCTCGGGGCCGCCGCCTCCACCGTCTCCCTCGCCGTGGGGCACCTGGTGGACCGCGGTCTGGTCGCGGAGGAGGGCACCCAGTCCTCCACCGGTGGACGCCCCCGCAAGGTGCTGAGGATCGGGAGCCGCGACGAGTTCGCCGTCGCCGCCGACCTCGGCGGCCGGCACGCCAGGATCGGCGTGGTGCTTCCGGGCGGCGGCCTGACCGACGTCTCGACAGTCCCCTTCCTGATCGCCGACGGGCCGGAGGCGGCCCTGCCCCGGCTGGCCGAAGCCCTGGAAGCGCTGGCGGAACAGCGCGGACCCGGCCGCCTGCGCGGGGTCGGGCTCTCGCTGCCCGGCCCCGTGGACATCGCCTCCGGGTCTGTCGTGCGGCCCTCACGGATGCCCGGCTGGAACCGCTTCCCGGTCGCCGCCTGGCTGGAGGAGCGCTTCGGGGTCCCGGCGGCCGTGGACAACGACGCCAACTGCATGGCGGTCGGCGAACACACCGTCCGGCTCGACGGGAACGCCCAGACGATCATGGTGAAGATCGGGTCCGCGATCGGAGCGGGCGTGATGGCCGAGGGCCGCCTCTACCGCGGCGCGACCGGCGCCGCCGGGGACATCACCCACATCCGGATCGACGCGGGCGCCGGTATCCCCTGCTCCTGTGGCAACACCGGCTGCCTGGAAACCGTGGCCTCCGGCGCCGCGCTGGTCCGCATCCTGCGCGAGCGCGGGGCGGACGTGAACAGCACGGAGGACGTGGCGCGACTGGCCCTGGACGGCGATCCGCTGGCCACCCGCACGGTCCGCAGGGCCGGCGACTACCTGGGCCAGGTGCTGGCCGCCAACGTCAACTTCTTCAACCCGGACGCCGTCTACCTCGGCGGCATCCTCTCCACCCTGGAACAGTTCGTCGCCGCGGTGCGCAGCCGTCTCTACGAGAGCTGCCACCCGCTCGTCACCGAGCACCTCACCATCGAGCGGACCAGGCTCGGCGCCGACGCCGGACTGGTCGGCGCCGGGCAGTTCGCCCTGCAACGCGCCCTGGCCCAGGCCCTGCACGAGGTGGGCGGAGCCGAACGGTTCGGCACTCTCGCCCCCCGTCACCTCTGA
- a CDS encoding YceI family protein: MALFNRKSNDTASTTTAAAAVDPALAALTGDYTIDPSHSSIGFTVRHAMVTNVRGSFGEHEGSLKLDGSNPAGSAVSIDVKIASVDTGIADRDGHLVSGDFFDAEKFPLMTFRSTSADQLGGDKYRVTGDLTIKDVTRPLAIDLEFNGSATDVYGNERVGFEGGTEILRSDWGLTWNAALETGGVMVSDKVKLNFDISAIKAAAPQA, encoded by the coding sequence ATGGCTCTGTTCAACCGCAAGTCCAACGACACCGCGAGCACCACGACCGCCGCCGCCGCCGTCGACCCGGCCCTGGCCGCCCTCACCGGCGACTACACGATCGACCCGTCCCACAGCAGCATCGGCTTCACCGTGCGCCACGCGATGGTCACCAATGTGCGCGGCTCCTTCGGTGAGCACGAGGGCAGCCTGAAGCTGGACGGCAGCAACCCGGCCGGCTCCGCCGTCTCGATCGACGTCAAGATCGCCAGCGTGGACACCGGCATCGCGGACCGCGACGGGCACCTGGTCAGCGGCGACTTCTTCGACGCCGAGAAGTTCCCCCTCATGACGTTCCGCTCGACCTCCGCCGACCAGCTCGGCGGCGACAAGTACCGCGTCACCGGCGACCTCACCATCAAGGACGTCACCCGCCCGCTCGCCATCGACCTGGAGTTCAACGGCTCCGCGACCGACGTGTACGGCAACGAGCGCGTCGGCTTCGAGGGCGGCACGGAGATCCTGCGCTCCGACTGGGGCCTGACCTGGAACGCGGCGCTGGAGACCGGCGGCGTGATGGTCAGCGACAAGGTGAAGCTGAACTTCGACATCTCCGCGATCAAGGCCGCCGCACCGCAGGCCTGA
- a CDS encoding NAD(P)/FAD-dependent oxidoreductase has product MSDMTTRTTRTTQTYDVVVIGGGAAGLSGALALSRARRSVLVIDAGSPRNAPASHAHNYLGREGLPPAELLAVGREEAAGYGAEIVEGSAVTAQRLPGGAGFRVVRDDGSAVTARRLLVTTGLVDELPPVPGLAERWGQDVLHCPYCHGWEVRDAPIGILATSPMAVHQALLWRQWSDDVTLFLHQAPEPADEEYEQLAARGIAVVDGEVTGIEASGDRLTGVRLAGGRVVPREAVVVQPRFTARSGVLDGLGLYPTALEVGGHTVGTYIASDPAGATEVPGVWVAGNVTNLMEQVIGAAAAGLKAASAINADLVGADTRRAVEARRAPFSAQAERQVCEKTLGDRRHGLLETR; this is encoded by the coding sequence ATGAGCGACATGACGACGCGGACGACACGGACGACGCAGACGTACGACGTAGTGGTGATCGGCGGCGGTGCCGCCGGGCTGAGCGGGGCCCTGGCGCTGTCCAGGGCCAGGCGTTCGGTGCTGGTGATCGACGCGGGCAGCCCGCGCAACGCACCCGCGTCCCACGCGCACAACTACCTGGGGCGCGAGGGCCTGCCGCCGGCCGAGCTGCTGGCCGTCGGCCGGGAGGAGGCCGCCGGGTACGGGGCCGAGATCGTCGAGGGTTCGGCCGTGACGGCGCAGAGGCTGCCGGGCGGGGCGGGCTTCCGGGTCGTACGGGATGACGGGAGCGCCGTCACCGCGCGCCGCCTCCTCGTCACGACCGGGCTCGTCGACGAACTGCCGCCGGTCCCCGGCCTGGCGGAGCGGTGGGGCCAGGACGTGCTGCACTGCCCGTACTGCCACGGCTGGGAGGTGCGGGACGCCCCGATCGGCATCCTGGCCACGAGCCCGATGGCCGTGCACCAGGCGCTGCTCTGGAGGCAGTGGAGCGACGACGTCACCCTCTTCCTGCACCAAGCACCCGAGCCCGCGGACGAGGAGTACGAGCAGCTCGCCGCCCGGGGCATCGCCGTGGTGGACGGGGAGGTGACCGGGATCGAGGCGAGCGGGGACCGGCTCACCGGGGTGCGGCTGGCCGGCGGCCGGGTCGTGCCGCGCGAGGCCGTGGTGGTCCAGCCGCGCTTCACCGCGAGGTCCGGGGTGCTGGACGGCCTCGGGCTGTACCCCACCGCGCTGGAGGTGGGCGGTCACACCGTCGGTACGTACATCGCGTCCGATCCGGCCGGGGCGACCGAGGTGCCCGGGGTCTGGGTCGCCGGTAACGTCACCAACCTGATGGAGCAGGTCATCGGCGCCGCCGCGGCCGGGCTGAAGGCGGCCTCCGCCATCAACGCGGACCTGGTGGGCGCGGACACCCGCCGCGCGGTCGAGGCCCGCCGCGCACCCTTCTCGGCGCAGGCCGAGCGCCAGGTCTGCGAGAAGACGCTCGGAGACCGCCGTCACGGACTGCTGGAGACACGATGA